From one Trifolium pratense cultivar HEN17-A07 linkage group LG1, ARS_RC_1.1, whole genome shotgun sequence genomic stretch:
- the LOC123913681 gene encoding myosin-1-like encodes MSLASKALPALHPIKSLPPGFKVNGNLTRDLMESRGDAKLRSSGLVGSSSPENDAVIRDVSEESRDHAGGMSLFNEDLAYSGKAVLFEDRASIADEDLESVPLPFQTISVSSTESRWSDTTPSVSKKKIQSWFQLPNGNWELAKIITTSGTESVISLPDGKVLKVKQDSLVSANPDILDGVDDLMQLSYLNEPSVLYDLQYRYNQNMIYTKAGPVLVAINPFKKVPLYGNNYIEAYKRKATESPHVYAITDRAIREMIRDEVNQSIIISGESGAGKTETAKIAMQYLAALGGGSGIEYEILKTNPILEAFGNAKTLRNDNSSRFGKLIEIHFSETGKISGANIQTFLLEKSRVVQCNEGERSYHIFYQLCAGAPPSLREKLNLQNAEDYKYLKQSNCYSITGVNDAEEFRIVMEALDVVHISKEDQETVFAMLAAVLWLGNISFTVIDNENHVQAVENEGLLHVAELIGCDIEDLKLTLSTRKMKVGNDNIIQKLTQSQAIDARDALAKSIYACLFDWLVEQINKSLAVGKRRTGRSISILDIYGFESFNRNSFEQFCINYANERLQQHFNRHLFKLEQEEYIQDGIDWAKVEFEDNQDCLNLFEKKPLGLLSLLDEESTFPNGTDLTFANKLKQHLNSKSCFKGERNQAFTVCHYAGEVTYDTTGFLEKNRDLLHLDSIQLLSSCSCHLPQIFASHMLTQSEKPVVGPLHKSGGADSQKLSVATKFKGQLFQLMQRLESTTPHFIRCIKPNNLQSPESYEQGLVLQQLRCCGVLEVVRISRSGFPTRMSHQKFARRYGFLLFDNAASQDPLSDSVSILKQFNILPEMYQVGYTKLFFRTGQIGVLEDTRNRTLHGILRVQSCFRGYQARQSLKKLQGGISTLQSFIRGEKTRKAYAALLQRHRAAVTIQKQIKAVFVRNKTRHIRDATIVIQSVIRGWLVRRCSGDIGFSKYGDMKTKESDEILVKSSFLAELQRRVLKAEAALREKDEENDILNQRIQQYESRWSEYELKMKSMEEVWQKQMRSLQSSLSIAKRSLAIDDSERNSDASVNASDERDYSWDVGSNHRRQESNGTRSTSASLSVISRLAEEFEQRSQVFGDDAKFLVEVKSGQAEASLNPDQELRRLKQMFEAWKRDYSGRLRETKLIINKLGTEDGALEKMRKKWWGRRNSTRIN; translated from the exons ATGTCTTTGGCATCCAAGGCACTTCCTGCTCTTCATCCTATCAAATCTTTGCCTCCTGGTTTCAAGGTTAATGGTAATCTGACCCGTGATCTAATGGAAAGCCGGGGAGATGCTAAATTGAGAAGCAGTGGTTTGGTTGGATCAAGTAGTCCTGAAAATGATGCTGTGATCAGAGATGTTTCTGAAGAATCTCGAGACCATGCAGGAGGTATGAGTCTTTTCAATGAAGATCTAGCATATAGTGGAAAAGCTGTATTATTCGAAGACAGGGCATCTATTGCTGATGAAGACTTGGAATCTGTTCCTCTTCCCTTCCAAACAATTTCAGTGTCTTCTACGGAATCGAGGTGGAGTGATACAACACCTAGTGTTTCAAAGAAG AAAATTCAGTCTTGGTTTCAACTTCCAAATGGGAATTGGGAGCTGGCAAAGATAATAACAACTTCTGGAACAGAGTCAGTTATTTCATTGCCTGATGGGAAG gttttaaaagtgaaacaAGACAGTTTGGTATCAGCAAATCCTGATATTCTTGATGGAGTGGATGACCTCATGCAACTTAGTTATTTGAACGAACCATCAGTTTTATACGATCTACAATATAGATACAATCAAAATATGATTTAT ACAAAAGCGGGGCCCGTTTTGGTTGCTATAAATCCTTTCAAGAAAGTTCCTCTGTATGGTAACAATTACATTGAAGCCTACAAGCGTAAAGCAACTGAAAGCCCTCATGTATATGCAATTACAGACCGAGCCATCCGAGAAATGATACGAG ATGAAGTCAATCAATCTATAATTATAAG TGGTGAGAGTGGAGCTGGGAAGACTGAGACAGCAAAGATAGCAATGCAGTACTTGGCTGCTCTTGGAGGTGGAAGTGGAATAGAGTATGAGATATTGAAGACTAATCCAATACTAGAAGCCTTTGGTAATGCAAAAACTTTGAGAAATGACAACTCAAGTCGTTTT GGAAAGCTCATTGAGATTCACTTCAGTGAAACTGGAAAAATTTCTGGTGCTAATATTCAAACAT TTTTGCTTGAAAAG TCTAGAGTAGTTCAATGCAATGAAGGGGAAAGGTCATATCATATATTTTATCAGTTATGTGCTGGTGCACCACCATCTCTTCGAG AGAAGCTCAACCTACAAAATGCAGAAGATTATAAATATTTGAAGCAGAGCAATTGTTATTCAATTACTGGTGTTAATGATGCAGAAGAATTTCGCATAGTCATG GAAGCTCTGGATGTTGTCCACATCAGTAAAGAAGACCAAGAGACTGTATTTGCTATGCTTGCTGCAGTATTATGGTTAGGGAACATATCATTTACTGTCATTGATAATGAAAACCATGTTCAAGCTGTTGAAAATGAGG GTTTGTTACACGTCGCTGAATTGATTGGCTGTGACATTGAAGATCTCAAGTTGACTCTATCAACTCGTAAAATGAAAGTCGGTAATGATAATATCATCCAAAAGTTGACACAATCACAG GCAATTGATGCAAGAGATGCTTTGGCAAAGTCTATATATGCATGCCTGTTTGATTGGTTGgttgaacaaataaataaatcactTGCTGTTGGCAAAAGACGTACCGGAAGATCAATCAGTATTCTAGATATATACGGCTTTGAATCATTCAAT AGGAACAGTTTTGAGCAGTTCTGCATAAATTATGCAAATGAAAGATTGCAGCAACACTTCAATCGTCATTTATTCAAGTTAGAACAGGAG GAATATATTCAAGATGGCATTGACTGGGCtaaagttgaatttgaagacaATCAAGATTGCCTTAATCTTTTTGAGAAG AAACCACTGGGGTTATTATCCCTTCTAGATGAAGAGTCTACTTTCCCAAATGGCACGGATTTGACATTTGCAAACAAGCTTAAACAGCATTTAAATTCTAAATCATGTTTCAAAGGAGAAAGAAACCAAGCCTTTACTGTGTGTCATTATGCTGGAGAG GTCACTTATGATACAACTGGGTTTCTGGAGAAGAATAGGGACCTATTGCACTTGGATTCCATCCAACTTCTATCCTCATGCTCATGTCATCTTCCTCAAATATTTGCATCTCATATGCTTACACAGTCTGAAAAGCCAGTAGTTGGTCCTTTACACAAGTCAGGTGGGGCAGATTCCCAAAAGCTAAGTGTTGCAACAAAATTCAAG GGTCAGTTATTCCAACTGATGCAACGCTTAGAGAGCACAACTCCACATTTTATTCGCTGCATTAAGCCCAACAATCTCCAATCACCTGAATCATATGAACAAGGGCTTGTACTGCAACAGCTTAGATGCTGTGGGGTGCTGGAAGTGGTTCGAATATCAAGATCCGGATTTCCAACAAGAATGTCTCACCAAAAGTTTGCCAGAAG ATATGGCTTTCTTCTCTTTGATAATGCTGCATCTCAGGATCCACTTAGTGATTCAGTTTCAATTCTaaaacaatttaatattttgcCCGAGATGTATCAAGTTGGCtacacaaaattatttttccgaACAGGGCAG ATTGGTGTGCTTGAAGATACTAGAAACCGTACACTTCATGGCATCTTACGTGTCCAAAGTTGCTTTAGGGGTTACCAAGCTCGTCAATCTCTCAAGAAGCTTCAAGGAGGAATCTCAACTTTGCAGTCAT TTATTCGGGGAGAGAAAACAAGAAAGGCATATGCTGCTTTGCTTCAGAGACATAGAGCTGCAGTTACTATACAGAAGCAGATAAAAGCAGTGTTCGTAAGAAACAAAACAAGGCATATTAGAGATGCTACAATTGTCATACAATCAG TCATTCGTGGATGGTTGGTCAGAAGATGCTCAGGGGATATTGGATTTTCGAAATATGGGGACATGAAG ACAAAAGAGTCGGATGAGATTCTGGTCAAGTCATCTTTCCTGGCTGAATTGCAGCGCCGAGTACTAAAGGCTGAAGCTGCCCTGAGAGAGAAAGATGAGGAAAATGACATCCTTAACCAACGTATCCAACAATATGAAAGCAGATGGTCTGAATATGAGTTGAAGATGAAATCCATGGAAGAAGTGTGGCAGAAACAAATGAGATCCCTTCAATCTAGCCTCTCCATTGCTAAGAGGAGCCTTGCTATTGATGATTCTGAAAGAAATTCAGATGCATCTGTTAATGCAAGCGATGAGCGTGATTACAGCTGGGATGTGGGAAGTAATCACAGGCGCCAAGAAAGCAATGGGACACGATCAACGAGTGCTAGTTTGAGTGTTATAAGTCGGCTTGCTGAAGAATTTGAGCAAAGGAGTCAAGTATTTGGTGATGATGCCAAGTTCTTGGTTGAGGTGAAATCTGGTCAAGCAGAGGCAAGTTTAAACCCGGATCAAGAACTTAGAAGGTTAAAGCAAATGTTTGAAGCTTGGAAAAGGGACTACTCGGGAAGATTGCGCGaaacaaaattgattataaATAAGCTTGGAACTGAAGATGGTGCACTTGAGAAAATGAGGAAAAAGTGGTGGGGGAGAAGGAACAGTACAAGGATAAATTGA